The sequence CTATTCTTCCTCACTACTTTAACTTGCCTTTTCTGTTCCTTCTTCACTCTGTGGTGCTTCTCTGTAGTAGAGAACTGACTAGGATATCCCGCCAGGTAAACCAAAACACCTCCTAAGGTTGCCTCATCCTAAAACATCCCAGTATTACATCATGCCACTGATGTAACTTTGTAAAAATACTATTTCAAAATGTACAatttccatttttattttttttaaatattttttattgatcCCATTTGACCATCTGTTACGAAATTTGAAGTTCCCCCTAAAAAATGGATGTTCCTTCTGTTACCTGCACAGCCTCATTCTCCAACACCCCTCTCACAGTCGTATTTGGTGGTACATTCCATTCGTCTCTGTGTTGCTATTGGCTCGTATTGGACGGAATGTGTCGGTTGGTTGTTGGTTGGCTTGGTGTTCTACGTACGGCTGTGATATGTTTGAACCTTTACTGACTGTCTAACTTGTCTGTTTCCATAGGAACCTCCCCCTTTAACCAGCCCAGGTCCCACTCTGTGGAACTCATCGTCGAATCATTCGCCTCCCTTGAGCACAAAGTGTCCACCCCTTCCACCAATCACAACAACGCACAGGATAACACCACAGAGTCTGACAAATCCGGTGAGACCTACCTGGTCATTGGCCGAGTAGGAGGAACTGTAGATGATCACTCCAAAGACCAATCACAGGACAGAGTCAGCAAAGCTGAGGATGTTTCTTCTCGCCAAAGGACGTTGTGTCACCTCAGCAgctcaacagagacagagagcaactgTTTACACGTACCTACTGAGAGCAGACCAGAGACAACATTACTTAGTACAACAAACACACCAgctacttcctcctctccttcatcctcttccCCTGAGCCCCCCATCTCCCTACTGAATGTGGACCGGTCCGATCTGCAGAGCCCCGTCCCCCTACAGGACAGCATCATCTCACAACTCATTGACACCGTATCCCTTGGCAACGACACCACCTACGGGTCTATTTCCGCTCTGATTGGTCAGTTTGACCTCACCGGCGACCAGAATGATTTCACAATGAACTCTGACCCCCACGCCCTCAGTGTCAtgtcctgtctgtcccatcctgCTGTCTGGGACTCCAGCACACCCTATAAGGTCACCATAGACTATACCACCCGATATAATGACCCACAGACCACCACCTCCCCACGCAAGGCAATAAACGGACCTATCACTCCTCGAAAGGCAAGCCAGACCCCTAACCACGCGAACCAGAACCTACTCCCACCCCACCCCAAGACCTCCCACACAGACCCCTCTGCCCCCCTTCTCTTCTCCAGTCCTGAGACCACGGAGCTGGAAGAGGTCTATACCATCCTGGATGAGGAGGTCTTGTCTCCAGTCTCTGTCTACAACCTGAGGAAGCAGACCATCGGCAACATCCAGGCTGACTCTGAGGAGAGCACACCCATGGGAAGCCTGGAGCCTTCCCCAGCCAAGGTGCCGCCTCTCCTGGGGGTAGAAGGCAATGGCAGCTGGGTGGGCTCACGGAGGGGTGTGGTGGAGGAGACAGGACAGGGCTACGGGGGTGACTGTGATCCTAAAGGGTTGGGGTCAGTGGGAGAGTGGGGGTTGTCGTGGGGTTACGGGTTCCCGTCCAATAACAGCACAGTATCTGACCAATTCCTGTTGTGCCATGACACGGAAGGAAGTAGCCTGATGGAGGTGGAAGTGAACGTGGACGAGGATCCACTGGAGATGACCCTGACATTACCGAGACACAACCATACCTGGGGCGCTACCAGCCCAACCAAATGCTATGCTGCTCCCCAAAGCCAGCTTACCCAACTATACCCCTATCCCCGGCATGCACCCCAACTCCAGCTCCCCCAGTGTCCTTCACCCCTCAAACAGCCCTCACACCAGCCCTCCCCTCGCCAAGCCCCATCAATAACCCCTCAAACTCAGCCCTCCCCCTGCAAAGGGCCCCCCATCCCCAGCCCCCTCCTCCTGAACAGCCACTCCTCCACCCATTGCAAACACATTACCAGAGCCTTcacccagcagcacagttacagtggTCCCACCCAGTCCCAGACCAGGGGCTACCAGGGTGGGACAGGGGAAGGACAGGGTCAGGGAGAAGCGTCAGCCTGCTACCAGAATGTGTTCTCCTCCTCAGGGTGTCTGTCTGTTGTGTCTGGTCCAAGGTCTGTTAGCCTCCCCAGAGACAGAGGCCTGTACTCCCTCAGCTCAGACTGTAGTGTGGACTACAGCCAGCAAGACTACGACTGCTTCAGACCCTCCACTGCCTCGGCCTCCCACTAcacccagccccaaccccagccccaatCACACACCCAGCCCCTTCCCCAGGCCCAACCCCAACCCAAATCAGACACCCAcctccaaccccaaccccaatcATATACCCAGCTCCAACGCCTGACCCAAACCCAACCCCAATCAGACACCCAGCCCAAGCCACAAACCCAGCTCCAACCCCAATCTGGTCGCCCATCACTGCCCCTTTTGGGCTccaccctcacccctcctctaccTATCCTCAGACCATCCACAGCCCCCAGCCCCTGCAAGTCCAAGTCTCTGGGTGACCTGACATCAGAGGACATCTCCTGCAACTTCCACAGCAAGTACAACATTATCAGCCGCAGCTTTATCACCCCCTGTATGAAGGAGCGGAGGAGGATGAGGGGCCTTGGGGGTCTGTCTCAACGGCTGCAGTCTGCAGACCCCCTCACTGAGCAGTTACGCAAACTAGTCACCCTGGAGGGGGATGACAGAGACCGGGACAGACCCCAGTCTCCCCAGCTTACCCAGTTACCTCAgttacagataccccccaaaccTTTCATACCCCCATCAGGCTCCTGCCGCTCCTCAAACTTTGTCCCTGACTCCCAGGAGGACTCCCCGCCCCTCCTCCATCGCCGTCTCTCCTCTCGGAGCCAGAGCCGTGTGCGTCACATCAACAATCGCGCTCGAGAGAGGCAGCGGGAGGCTCTAAAGTCCCGGGACATGAGCACCCCCTCCAGCGTGGGAGGGGTAGTGCTGCGTGCTAAAGTAGCAGCAGGTCAGAACCCCCCAGCTAACAGACACTCCACAGGCTCCTACATAGCGGGCTACCTGGACCAGCTGGAGGACAGGGGGCTGCCTGAGGGGGGGTGCACCACACTGGGGTATGGATTTGGAGATCACTATGGTGATCATTATCATGATGACTCTTTGCTGCCCACAGACTTCTGTATACAATCAGAACCGGAGGTCTACTTCCTGCTCAGACTCTGAACCCACTTCCTGGTTATCACCTACATAGAATGATGTATAATGTACTTCCAAAATGCAGCAAATCAGCTTCCTGCTTAGGACAGAGGAAAAAAACATATATCCTGGTTGGGCTGTCCAGTAATACTTTCAGATATAAAGTCAACTACCTGATTGGGTCTGACAGTCTTgactgtaaatgtaaatgttttttgttCTTCTTCATGTCCTTATCAGAATGTTCTTTAAATGTAGTTTGGAACAGACTGTTATTAAACTACTTCCTACTTTGATTGTACCCATttcctgtcctgtctgttccTGTAATTCTACTTCCTATTCAAGCTAACGCCATCTACTATAAAGCAGAAAATAAGGAAACTTTACAAATGTGTTTAACTCTGAAGGGAAGTGTTGTCTTGGTCTTTGTACATTTTAAATGTGTATTAGTATTATCAGAGGCCCACAGACATCAAtgcaatgtctattccacgttagttcaacattgaaatgacatggagacaatgttgattcaaccagtgtgtgcccagtgggggaCGGACCACTTTTAAGGGATGGGATCTGTTTCATCAAAGATCTTCCTCAAGTGTTCCTTCTCCTTTGACTGTCCTCTGTGTGCTGGTGTTGTTGGTACTTATTCTACTGTAGATTAGTTTTTAATTTAAGGTGTTGTCATTTAGTTGTGCCGTTTTCTGCATGTTAAATGTCCAGCATGACTATGCATCGATCTGTAGACATCACAGTGTACTACTATCTTTTCACAGAATAAGTAATAGTGGGATTGGATGAAATACTCGGACTTCTTGCTTGCTCTGACCTCTCACTTTCTAAGCTCTTAAACATGATCACATATTTGTAACTTTTTGAGTTTAAATGCTTGAATTTTTTTTACAGTTAATTTCATACAGGCTGCAAAAAAAGGGGGGGAAATTGGGGGCTGGttattaaaaaaaatagaaaTGTTTACAAGAACTGAAACACACAGTGGAATAGGTAGATAAGGGTTTTTCGACTGGCCCAAGTTGCATGTTTTTATTCTTCTTTTCAGTGTTAAACCCATCCTTTTTTCTTTGTATGGTCACTCGGAACATTACTGTGAGCATTTTCCTACTGATGTAATAAAATTCATAAAACATTTGACTTGAACGCagcatgtctgtctgtttgaTTACTGGTCTTCTATTTGCTTATCTTGATGTTTGTTTTtggtctctttccttctctctattTTCCACCAtctttctctccatttctctcactCTATTTTCCACCCTATTTCTCTCACCGACACACTCTCTAATTGTATTCTACGTTTATCGGTGTGGTAGCCACTGGGGTATGCAACTGCTCTTGCCATggcatgtccacacacacacacacacacacacacacacacacacacacacacacacacacacacacacccacccacccacccacccacccacacacacacacacacacacacacacgtacatacatgcacacgcacacacacacagtccccctCCTTGCCTGTGTTTTTGTATCTTGCTGTGTGTGGATAATGGGATGTAATTGTTTGTGAAATGAGCAGTAAGGGAGATGAGAGTAAGAGCACCTGTGACCATCTAAATCCTCAAACTATTATTTGGAGATTAAGTCACACTATCCCTTTAGTCCCGGTCCTTGTACCCCCATCACCCTCCTTCCTCACCCCTCCATACTTCCATGATTGGTGGAGCACAaaactaaaaacatatttttcaaaATGTGAAGTACCCCTGTCACCCTTACTTGTCTCTAATCGTTTTGTGTCAAGCCATTATCCCTAACAGCAACACTCAGGAGACCTGTGATTTAGGGTCTCAGTGTGTCATCTTGTTTACTCTGTGTCTTCTCTATGATCTCTGGTCATTATAAATACCCTCCCTTACCCTGCACTGGGCCagatcagaggaggctgctgcCAGACCAAACGCTGGGAGATAGAGACTGGTCGACTACCCAAGCAGCTCAAGCTTGTGTTCACCTGACGGAGAACCACTGAGGCTGATCTGTGCTACATAAATAATCTGGGCGCATTTTAACAGGTAGGAAGTCCATTAACTTTCCCCCACCAGGCTGGATGTAAAGACAGGGAGGATTTCTGATCATAATCTTAAcactcttttgactcatctgtaTGTTTCATCATTACAACTGTGCTGTAGTTGTTCATGTTTTTATCAGTATTTAGAAATTACATTGGGACAGgttttggtctggtctggtcaacTTCCTGCCTGCCTGTGCATCCAGTGGAGCTCCCCCATGTCCCCCTGGTTCTGCTGGCTGACACCGGCCATTCCCCTGCTACTGCCCTGGCTGGGCAGGGATTGGTCAGGGATGGTTCAGGCAACTGTGTGTTCACGATGGGATCGTTCGGTTGGTCTGGATGACCGTGGTCTCTCCCAGGAAGGTGAAGTCGTGATCGGGGGTCTCATCCCCTTCCATAACCTCCCTCCTGCTCCAGACCTGAGCTTCAGCCAACCCCTTGACCTGCAGTCCTGTGTCAAGTAAGTTCCTTAGTTTACATCCCCCTGACCTGCAGTCCTGTGTCAAGTAAGTTATTTCGTTTATTTCTGTTCTCTAACTTTTTTTATCCCACTTTGATCATTTCTTGCGTCTTTCTTTTCAAAGCTTGTTGAAATGATATTTTAATCCTTGTTTATTCTTTTgatgtaagtaattttttttcattttgGAACAGCATTTAATTTTAGCAGGACACttttctttatttattttcaaaGCCTTATTTTTGTTTCATGTCAGATTTGATCTAAATGTTGTTCTCTTCAGAAGACTGTTAGGTACTGTACTGGAAAATGGAACATTGGTCTTTTACTTTTTACACAGAATCTTAATCAAGTCAAATTGAAatgttaaatgttttactttttacACAGAATCATAATCACTTCAAAATGAATTGTTAATTGTTTTGCAGACAATTTCAAATCTGATGTTAACAAATTGTCTGCAAAACAATTTCCGTCTTTGTTTTTGTCCAACTTCTCTCCTCAATTCTACTGTGTATCATCTCAGAGAGACTGTATTTGCTGTAATACAGCGCTCTATTTCTCTGAGTACAATGAGGCACGGCATATTTATTGTAAATGCAAACACCTAAATAATATTGCTGGGGTATTTTTCCGTCGTGTTAAGcatgaaatatatttttgttgGGCTGTTTTATGTTGAATGTTGTTTCTCCTCACAATAACTTACATTCATCTGATTACAGACTTACATCATGCTCAATTACACATGTTGAATGTTTCTCTgtcattctcactctctctcctttctcatgTTTCACATCCCTGCTCTCAGTTTCCAAGAAGAACCATTGCAATGGGCACATGCGCTGGTGTTTGCGGTGGACGAGATTAACCGTAACCCCTTCCTGCTGCCGGGGGTCCGGCTGGGCTACCGTATCCTGGACAGCTGTAGTTTGCACCCCTGGAGCCTGCGAGGGGCACTGTCCCTGGTGTCAGGGGGGAACATCAGATGTGAAACTACAGAGCTTTCTAACCTCAAATGTGATTTTAACCACTAACCTCAACCTCATCTTTACCTAaaatttaaatgttttgaaatgtATTTGCCAAATAGCCAATAATATTGTGGAGATCCTACACTAAATGATTAACAAATACTGTAGCTTATGTACTTGGTATCATGTAGTTCTGATTAAACAACCATGTTATGTGTATTCTGTCCTGTGCAGCACGGACATCTAGTGACTGCCCTGTACCTCTGGTCATTGGTGATGCATCGTCCACTCAGACCATCATCCTGGCTAGGACCCTGGGGCCGCTCTCTGTGCCTGTGGTCAGTCTCTCTCCACACAACCAGGAAGTGCAATGGCTAGAACAATTGCCATAATACGTTAATTCATCATATTTCAGATAGTCTAGTTTTTACTGAGATATTTTTTGAGGGTATTTAGTACTTCATAAAAAAAAGATTGATGTGATTGTGTCCTTAGTCGCTCTCTCAACAACCAGGTTAtatactgagtggacaaaactttaggaacacctgctcttccatgacatagactgaccaagtgaatccaaatgaaagctaagatcccttcttgatgtcacttgttaaatccacctcaatcgttgtagatgaagggggaggagactggttaaagaaggatttaaaATAAGTTtattaagccttgagaaaattgagacatggattgtgtatattggccattcagagggtgaatgtgcaagacaaaagattgtgaacgtgatatggtagtaggtgccaggcacacccgTTTGTGTCAAggactgcaatgctgctgggtttttcacgctcaatagtTACCCGTGTGTaccaagaatgatccaccacccaaaggacatccagccaacttgaaacaactgtgggaagcattggagtcaacatggaccagcatccctgtggaacgctttcgacaccttgtagagtccatgtccccaacgaattgaggctgttttgagggcgaaggggggtgcaactcaaggtgttcttaatgttttgtaaactcagctAGAAAGATTGCAATAATGCTTTAATTAATTATAATTCATCTGGTCTGGTATTTAGTGAGAAATGATTGATTCAATGGCGGTGTCCTCAGATCAGTTACCAGGCCAGCTGTGGCTGTCTCAGTGACAGACAGGAGTTCCCTAACTTCTTCAGGACCATCCCCAGTGATGTCTACCAGGCCCTCACCATGGCCCGGCTCACCTGGCTCTTGGGATGGACCTGGGTCGGGGCTATCGCTGTAGACAATGACTACGGTCGTCTGGCCATACAggtctttctttattttactttGAATTTTGTCTACGATATTTATAAGTTCTTGCTCAGTTTACAGAAAAAGAAATGCAGAATTCAATTTACATCATAAAACAATTGTATAGACAACTGAATTTTGTTAATTTACATTATTTCTAATACTGGATActtaaaacaaatattttcatCAACTTAATATCAGTATTGTGACCATTTCTCAAGCTCCCTGTGCTTCATATTTGATCCCCAGGTGTTTGAGGAGGAGATTCGGGGAACGGGGGTGTGCCTGGCGTTCTTTGAGACCATCAACCGGGCCAACCTGGTGAGGGATGTGAAGCGAGCAGCAGACACAGTCCAGGCCTCGACAGCACGGGTGATCCTGGTCTTCCTCTGGTACACTGACATGGGGGCGTTACTCCTGGAGCTGGGGAGGAGAAACGTGACGGACAGGCAGTTCCTGGCCAGTGAGGCATGGAGCACCAGCGGACAACTCCTACGAAACCCCGCCCTCTTTAACGTCGCTCAGGGCGTCGTGGGTGTGGCTATCCGCAGTGCACCTATTCCTGGCTTTGAGGCCCACCTTCGAAGTCTCCACCCCTCTCGTCGTCCCGGAGATGTCCTGTTGAAGGAACTCTGGGAAACAGAGTTTGGGTGTAGCCCTGGAGCAGCACATGGACACAGCACGTCTCTGCTCCCCTCTACCCTTCCTCCAACCCCCTCTGTGTCACTaccacacacccctcctcccacctccagTGCCCCTCGTCCACGCCTGGCCTCCTGCAGTGGGGCAGAGACTCTGGAGGGGGTACAGAGCCCTTTCACAGACACATCCCAGCTGAGAATAACCTATAACGTGTACCTGGCTGTGTATGCTGCAGCCCACGCCCTCCACAGCCTGCTGTCCTGCCCCCAGAGAGACAGCCCTACCTGGGGCAGAAGCTTCACCTGCTCCCCTCCTCACAACATCAGCCCAGCGGAGGTACTCTCATCTATTGCCCGTGTTAATTAGAGATGATTTGCAAACAATTCAATAAGTCAGGGGGGGGATTTGGTCATGCCAATGTAATCTTTTTTGTTATTTAATATCATTAAATATTCATGTCCACTTAATAGTCACTATGGGGATATGTTTTGAGTTATTACATCATATTAACAGTGTGATGGTCATGtttgtgtctcctctcctccaagcTGTTGCAGCACCTGAACCAGGTTAACTTCACCACTCCACTTGGGGAGCCGTTCTACTTCCGAGGCGCGGACGTCCCTGCTGTGTACGACCTTGTGAACTGGCAGGCCACGCCCCAGGGGTTGCTCAAACTTGTCACGATTGGCCGTGTAGACGGGTCCAATCTCCACATCAACCAATCAGCCATCCAGTGGAACACAGGATCTAAAACGGTAAGAAATACAATTTTTATAACATGAACTGAATGGTTTTgttcaattgaaattaatttcaTGGCATGTACAGGTGCCTGTGTCAGTGTGCAGTGACAGCTGTCCCCCAGGCACCCGTGTAGCCAGGAAGAAGGGGGAGCCTGTCTGCTGCTTCGACTGCATCTCCTGTGCTGAGGGAGAGGTCAGCAACACCACAGGTCAGTGAACTGAATATCATCGGCCTTTTCACATCACTGAGGTGTATGGTTATTCCCACAGTCTGTTTTGTGTTAATGCTTACTTAAGACGTATTAGACTGAATAATGGATGATGCTTTTTAATCATTATACTAATGAGTTCCATCTCCCAGGCTCTATGCAATGTGACCGCTGTCCTCTGGAGTTCTGGTCCAACAGCCATCGGACCGCCTGCGTCCCTCGTCAGCTCGAGTTCCTCTCTTTCAACGACGTCATGGGCGTCACCCTGACCACTGTTGCCGTGTGCGGCGCTGTGGCAACAGTGGCTGTGTTTATGTTCTTTGTGTACCACCGCCACACCCCTCTGGTAAGAGCTTTATTAAAGTGTTGAATGGGATCAAATTGAGAATTCTTCTATGGTACCATGTATGTGTAACCCTTCCAGGTGCGGGCCAACAACTCGGAGCTGAGCTTCCTGCTTCTCCTGTCACTCAAGCTCTGCTTCCTGTGTTCGTTGGTGTTCATTGGGCGTCCCTCTGTGTGGGCGTGTCGGATCCGCCAGGCGGCGTTTGGGGTCATCTTCGTGCTCTGCCTCTCCTGCCTCCTGGTCAAGACCATCGTGGTTCTGGCTGCGTTCCGCTCAGCCAGGCCCGGTGCTGGGCAGCTGATGAGGTGGTTTGGACCCGGTCAGCAGAGAGGGAGTGTCTTCCTCTTTACCACTGTTCAGGTGAGAGCTTTAACATTGAAATAAATTCAAGTCACCTAACTGAATGAATCAATCATTTATAAGATAAGTAAATTGTGTTTGTAATTGTGTTTGTAAACACAGGTGATCATCTGTGCCGTGTGGCTGTCCGTGAGCTCTCCTCTGCCTTACCGTGACCTAGGCCTCAAGGGGTCAAAGGTCATACTGGAGTGTGAGATTGGCTCTGTGGTTGGCTTCTCTCTGGTGCTGGGCTACATCGGCCTGCtggcctccctctgtctcctcttagCCTTcctggccaggaaactcccagaCAACTTCAACGAGGCCAAGCTCATCACCTTCAGCATGCTGATCTTCTGTGCCGTGTGGATCTCCTTCATCCCTGCCTACATCAGCTCTCCTGGGAAGTACGCAGACGCTGTGGAGATATTCGCCATCTTAGCTTCCAGCTTTGGGTTACTGCTCTGCATCTTCGCGCCAAAGTGTTACATCATCCTTCTGAGACCAGAGAGAAACACCAAGAAACACATGATGTCAAAATAGAAACCACCAAGAAACACATGATAtccaattagaaaccaccaagaaacacatgatgtccaattagaaaccaccaagaaacacatgatgtccaattagaaaccaccaagaaacacatgatgtccaattagaaaccaccaaGAAATACATGATATCCAAATATAGTCTTCATTGTGTTTAGTTAATCACACCATCTCACTATTGTTTTGTATGTTAAATACTTAacaaagaatgacatgatacaTTGTTTAATATGTACAAGCAAGTTATTTATTTAACAGACAATACCTAATGAACAGGACATTCCTACCCTGCTGGAATTGTATGTTTCTAATGATTCAATAGTGAGTCAACAGTGAGTCTACATTGAATCAACAGTGAGTCACCACTTAGTAAATCTTCCTCTGAATCACAACATGACTCTTCTTTACCATCATCAATAGACTTTAATGACATCCATTTCTCCCCTGAAAGTCAGTTCTGAAAACCAATCATTTTAATTAGATATAGTTAATTAAAAATGTTGTCCATTCTTTTCAAATTTTATAAGGTGTGTAATTCTCTTTTCCAATATGACACAGTTTCCTGAAATTGTAATAAAATATAGTTGTAAATTTCAACTGTTCAATAAAAACACATTCAAGCAACTCCTTTCAAGTCAGAATGTTTTATTAAATTAAAATGTGCATTAATGAATAATTAATTAATTGGTGAATGAGTGTGGCAGCAGAATCCTTTAGAAGGAACAGGGAAGTTATGATGTTCCACACCATGTGATGATACAATCGAAAGCTTTTCGATGCAGAAACCCACTCATCGGGGATAACCTATCCCTTAGAAGATTaaagccacacacacagacacatgaaaTCAATCTAAAGCCTACTTAACAGCCAAAGGAAATAAATAATTTATTATGTGATTAATATTTAGTCACAGAACATCATAATTATAATCAATTACACATTACCAGGGTACTAACAGAACGATAAAAtctctttgatttgatttgatttaatgccATCAAACTACAAACAGAAGTGGAAACTAAAAGGAGCTAATTCAAACTATTTGAGACCATCATACTCTGTTACTATACATGTCTCCTTTCCTTTCTTTGCATTGAAAGAGTGTGAAGGAAATCCCTAGCAGGCATAGTACCTCCACCTAGTGTTCACATATCAGATCAGCACAGAGTACGTGAAGAAGACAAGGAGAGGGATCCAATGTAAACTGTTGTTATGGTATTGAGCctatgggagaatctcaattt comes from Salvelinus alpinus chromosome 21, SLU_Salpinus.1, whole genome shotgun sequence and encodes:
- the olfcr1 gene encoding olfactory receptor CR1, which produces MSPWFCWLTPAIPLLLPWLGRDWSGMVQATVCSRWDRSVGLDDRGLSQEGEVVIGGLIPFHNLPPAPDLSFSQPLDLQSCVNFQEEPLQWAHALVFAVDEINRNPFLLPGVRLGYRILDSCSLHPWSLRGALSLVSGGNIRSRTSSDCPVPLVIGDASSTQTIILARTLGPLSVPVISYQASCGCLSDRQEFPNFFRTIPSDVYQALTMARLTWLLGWTWVGAIAVDNDYGRLAIQVFEEEIRGTGVCLAFFETINRANLVRDVKRAADTVQASTARVILVFLWYTDMGALLLELGRRNVTDRQFLASEAWSTSGQLLRNPALFNVAQGVVGVAIRSAPIPGFEAHLRSLHPSRRPGDVLLKELWETEFGGAETLEGVQSPFTDTSQLRITYNVYLAVYAAAHALHSLLSCPQRDSPTWGRSFTCSPPHNISPAELLQHLNQVNFTTPLGEPFYFRGADVPAVYDLVNWQATPQGLLKLVTIGRVDGSNLHINQSAIQWNTGSKTVPVSVCSDSCPPGTRVARKKGEPVCCFDCISCAEGEVSNTTGSMQCDRCPLEFWSNSHRTACVPRQLEFLSFNDVMGVTLTTVAVCGAVATVAVFMFFVYHRHTPLVRANNSELSFLLLLSLKLCFLCSLVFIGRPSVWACRIRQAAFGVIFVLCLSCLLVKTIVVLAAFRSARPGAGQLMRWFGPGQQRGSVFLFTTVQVIICAVWLSVSSPLPYRDLGLKGSKVILECEIGSVVGFSLVLGYIGLLASLCLLLAFLARKLPDNFNEAKLITFSMLIFCAVWISFIPAYISSPGKYADAVEIFAILASSFGLLLCIFAPKCYIILLRPERNTKKHMMSK